From a single Brienomyrus brachyistius isolate T26 unplaced genomic scaffold, BBRACH_0.4 scaffold117, whole genome shotgun sequence genomic region:
- the LOC125727761 gene encoding kremen protein 1-like produces MNSFLASVLFFAGFFCRATSYQLGTECYTANGEDYRGYQNQTSLHNGLQCLYWNETLQHPYNSVKFPNGERGLGPHNYCRNPDGDVGPWCYVADNEDGVYWKYCQITTCQMPGNFGCFKDNGDPPTLTGSTETSNRLTIHGCISYCRAQRYKLAGMEAGYACFCGDHLDYTLHGEMPSTECNHVCFGDHTQPCGGDGRILVFDTRVGSCGGNYTSPSAVLYSPDFPEHYQPGRVCYWTIQVPGAEAILFDFALFDVPDQTDMVEMLDGYTNQVVARFNAGNPPRDTTNISADFAILYFYSDSAEQARGFAVQYRALPRRGHGPLEHEEEEEEEEEEDTSAADPEQESETTTERSNSSLSGHSNQVVYVITSTPGEVDHNIPAWTMYAMAALLTLVVIATVAKFLLHMIERSSSYPDLAVPETCAQNTASDPWVILYRPSTISLFKKKLKSHQGDLSPLVKH; encoded by the exons AGTGCTACACGGCCAACGGTGAGGACTACAGGGGCTATCAGAACCAAACTAGCCTCCACAACGGTCTGCAGTGCCTCTACTGGAACGAGACTCTCCAGCACCCCTACAACAGCGTCAAGTTCCCCAACGGAGAACGGGGCTTGGGCCCACACAACTACTGCAG GAACCCCGACGGCGATGTGGGGCCGTGGTGTTACGTTGCAGATAATGAGGATGGAGTCTACTGGAAGTACTGTCAGATTACCACCTGCCAGA TGCCTGGAAACTTCGGCTGCTTTAAGGACAACGGGGACCCGCCCACCCTGACGGGCAGCACTGAAACCTCCAACAGGCTGACCATTCATGGCTGCATCAGCTACTGTAGGGCACAGAGGTACAAG CTTGCTGGCATGGAGGCTGGATATGCCTGTTTTTGCGGCGACCACCTTGACTACACCCTCCACGGGGAGATGCCCAGTACCGAGTGCAACCACGTGTGCTTCGGAGACCACACCCAGCCATGTGGGGGGGATGGCCGCATCCTTGTCTTCGACA CAAGGGTAGGTTCCTGTGGTGGGAACTACACCTCCCCGTCAGCGGTTCTGTACTCTCCGGACTTCCCTGAGCACTACCAGCCAGGTCGCGTCTGCTACTGGACCATCCAGGTGCCAGGAGCGGAGGCCATCCTCTTCGACTTTGCCCTCTTCGATGTCCCGGACCAGACGGACATGGTTGAGATGCTGGATGGCTACACCAACCAGGTGGTGGCCCGCTTTAACGCCGGCAACCCACCGAGGGACACCACCAACATCAGCGCCGACTTTGCCATTCTTTATTTCTACTCGGACAGTGCTGAGCAGGCCCGAGGCTTTGCCGTGCAGTACCGAG CACTGCCAAGACGAGGACACGGTCCGCTGGAGCacgaggaagaagaggaggaggaggaagaggaggacacTAGCGCAGCCGACCCGGAGCAGGAGTCTGAGACCACCACAGAGCGCTCCAACAGTAGTCTGAGCGGCCACTCCAACCAGGTGGTCTACGTCATCACCTCCACGCCAGGCGAGGTGGACCACAACATCCCAG CATGGACCATGTACGCCATGGCAGCGCTCTTGACCCTGGTCGTCATAGCGACGGTGGCGAAATTCTTGCTGCACATGATTGAGAG GTCCTCATCCTACCCCGACCTTGCCGTACCAGAGACCTGTGCTCAGAACACGGCCAGCGACCCCTGGGTCATCCTGTACCGACCATCCACCATCTCGCTCTTCAAGAAGAAGCTAAAGAGTCACCAGGGTGACCTCAGCCCCCTGGTGAAACACTAG